A stretch of the Streptomyces venezuelae genome encodes the following:
- a CDS encoding RICIN domain-containing protein, protein MDATRPMGPLGDDAQAQALQEVAAPEPSAEFLQETADKGWGLVCLGLPLDHPTIATARSGGGAGKYWMSLDYLTCHRESNEWGKDEPKFWLALCDGTTQRHYTSEQFSMNTGDTRAFEPNRVWNTTVAGGGLATVIDAWEMDHGGGDAKAKMIIDEILRILMAELSIETWADMVETVIGELTGVGIPPAAVAMFAMILSFIKQILTNQDDHIGTYSLLVPEPVLMLQKQIQDTLRNPPPEGVVRKVAALTRISEPMVDMLLRLGAFRVSKSALVFDAGSDGKWEVGFLLLPDASGQVNGVPPRVRLESVISGKFATIDGPYNDDSPSIRQQPWWDQSHQRWDFRNLGGGLYNFTSVFAPTRVMSIHGPYPGNAPDINLWTWRDASHQKWRVLPVAQNEYFIVSDYRNGAISVTNASTGSGAKLCHHGLQGNRNQLWRLLGA, encoded by the coding sequence GTGGACGCCACGCGCCCGATGGGCCCGCTCGGTGACGACGCCCAGGCGCAGGCCCTGCAGGAGGTCGCCGCCCCCGAGCCCAGCGCGGAATTCCTGCAGGAGACCGCCGACAAGGGCTGGGGACTGGTCTGCCTGGGCCTGCCCCTCGACCACCCCACCATCGCGACCGCACGATCCGGCGGCGGCGCGGGCAAGTACTGGATGTCGCTCGACTACCTCACCTGCCACCGCGAGTCGAACGAATGGGGAAAGGACGAACCGAAGTTCTGGCTGGCGCTCTGTGACGGGACGACTCAGCGCCACTACACCAGCGAGCAGTTCAGCATGAACACCGGCGACACCCGCGCCTTCGAGCCGAACCGGGTGTGGAACACCACGGTCGCGGGCGGCGGACTTGCCACGGTGATCGACGCCTGGGAGATGGACCACGGCGGCGGCGATGCGAAGGCCAAGATGATCATCGACGAGATCCTCAGGATCCTGATGGCCGAGCTGTCGATCGAGACCTGGGCGGACATGGTCGAAACCGTCATCGGTGAGCTCACGGGCGTCGGGATTCCGCCGGCGGCCGTAGCGATGTTCGCGATGATCCTCAGCTTCATCAAACAGATCCTGACGAACCAGGACGATCACATCGGCACCTACTCGCTGCTGGTACCCGAACCGGTGCTGATGCTGCAGAAGCAGATCCAGGACACCCTGCGCAACCCCCCGCCCGAGGGGGTGGTGCGCAAGGTCGCCGCGCTGACCCGTATCAGCGAACCCATGGTCGACATGCTCCTGAGACTGGGCGCCTTCCGGGTCTCCAAGTCGGCGCTGGTCTTCGACGCCGGTAGCGACGGGAAATGGGAGGTCGGATTCCTGCTGCTGCCCGATGCCTCGGGCCAGGTCAACGGGGTGCCTCCCCGGGTGCGGCTGGAGTCCGTGATCAGCGGCAAGTTCGCCACCATCGACGGCCCCTACAACGACGACAGCCCCTCCATCCGACAGCAACCGTGGTGGGACCAGTCCCACCAGCGGTGGGACTTCAGGAACCTGGGCGGCGGCCTCTACAACTTCACCTCCGTCTTCGCCCCCACCCGCGTGATGTCGATCCACGGCCCCTACCCCGGCAACGCCCCCGACATCAACCTGTGGACCTGGAGGGACGCCTCGCACCAGAAATGGCGGGTACTCCCCGTCGCCCAGAACGAGTACTTCATCGTGTCCGACTACCGCAATGGAGCGATCAGCGTCACCAACGCCTCCACCGGCAGCGGTGCCAAGCTCTGCCACCACGGCCTACAGGGCAACCGCAACCAGCTCTGGAGGCTCCTCGGCGCGTAG
- a CDS encoding cold-shock protein, translating to MSDRQNGTVKWFNDEKGFGFITPEAGPDLFVHFRAIQGNGFKSLKEGQRVTFVAVKGDKGMQADEVVAEA from the coding sequence ATGTCCGACCGCCAGAACGGCACCGTGAAGTGGTTCAACGACGAGAAGGGGTTCGGCTTCATCACCCCGGAGGCCGGGCCCGACCTGTTCGTCCACTTCAGGGCGATCCAGGGCAACGGCTTCAAGAGCCTGAAGGAAGGCCAGCGGGTGACGTTCGTGGCGGTGAAGGGCGACAAGGGCATGCAGGCGGACGAGGTCGTCGCGGAGGCATGA
- a CDS encoding NUDIX domain-containing protein — MSESQLDAGDRRTGTWLPPEQFAELLPKAAAFGALFFTDELDRPVQLRAVYSPGHPWQWPGGCMDAGERPWETALRECREETGLEYDGPQRLLATVFGLPGKTWPLATVGFVFDGGRLTREQVDGITLDPSEHDEVRALPLADWRPLMPARDFARLEAVMRARQTATTAYFDLWDWEDE; from the coding sequence GTGAGCGAGTCGCAGCTGGACGCAGGAGATCGCAGGACCGGGACCTGGCTTCCGCCCGAGCAGTTCGCCGAACTGCTGCCGAAGGCGGCTGCCTTCGGGGCGCTGTTCTTCACCGATGAACTCGACCGGCCGGTCCAGCTGCGGGCGGTGTACTCGCCGGGCCATCCCTGGCAGTGGCCGGGCGGCTGTATGGATGCCGGGGAGCGGCCCTGGGAGACGGCGTTGCGGGAGTGCCGGGAGGAGACCGGCCTCGAGTACGACGGCCCGCAGCGGCTGCTGGCCACCGTGTTCGGCCTGCCGGGGAAGACCTGGCCCCTCGCCACGGTCGGGTTCGTCTTCGACGGCGGCCGGCTCACCCGCGAACAGGTCGATGGCATCACGCTGGACCCGTCCGAACACGACGAGGTCCGCGCACTCCCCCTGGCGGACTGGCGGCCCCTGATGCCCGCGCGGGACTTCGCCCGGCTGGAGGCGGTGATGCGGGCCCGGCAGACCGCGACCACGGCGTACTTCGACCTGTGGGACTGGGAGGACGAATGA
- a CDS encoding excalibur calcium-binding domain-containing protein, translated as MGVVATAGAVVLLLTGCEETQPKASSGKPAATTASPAAARMPDVIGRKFTEAEAAVREVTRNGAVEARSAYADVELPPEHGEWEVCFQTPAAGTAVTAGAGAELSLVAPGTACPAQAGATLGKKPAKTPTAKPTVTAKPDAKPSAKPSAKPTTAKPTVRVTPSKESGGGGSVYYKNCAAARAAGAAPIRRGEPGYGKHLDRDNDGIGCDS; from the coding sequence ATGGGCGTGGTCGCCACCGCCGGCGCCGTCGTTCTGCTGCTCACCGGCTGCGAGGAAACGCAACCGAAGGCCTCGTCCGGCAAGCCGGCGGCCACCACTGCATCCCCGGCGGCGGCCCGGATGCCGGACGTCATCGGGCGGAAGTTCACGGAGGCCGAGGCCGCCGTCCGGGAGGTGACCCGGAACGGGGCGGTGGAGGCGCGCAGCGCCTACGCGGATGTGGAGCTGCCACCGGAACACGGGGAATGGGAGGTGTGCTTCCAGACCCCGGCCGCGGGAACGGCCGTCACGGCGGGGGCGGGGGCGGAGCTCTCCCTGGTGGCCCCCGGAACCGCCTGTCCGGCGCAGGCCGGTGCCACGCTCGGCAAGAAGCCGGCCAAGACGCCGACCGCCAAGCCCACGGTGACGGCGAAGCCGGACGCCAAGCCCAGCGCCAAGCCCTCCGCGAAGCCCACCACCGCGAAGCCGACGGTGCGGGTGACACCGTCCAAGGAGAGCGGTGGCGGAGGCAGCGTGTATTACAAGAACTGCGCCGCCGCCCGCGCCGCAGGCGCCGCTCCGATCCGGCGCGGTGAGCCCGGGTACGGAAAGCACCTGGACCGGGACAACGACGGGATCGGCTGCGACAGTTAG
- a CDS encoding cytochrome P450 produces MALAENTGTGIPELAGVPLLGSLFDLKSDSLGTYLRARHRHGDVVRITAGPPGLRAELHCVFSAEGAQQVLASQSANFRKDNAFYQEVRDSFGNGLLTSQDEDYLRQRRLVQPLFTRRRVDTYAGAVATETQATVDAWRTAPDGVVDVAEEMMALALRAVARILFGTDVDATVEVVDRCFPVITEYVLRRGYSPVNIPRSWPTPQNQRAAAAMAELYGVCDGIIARRRTGQQEPGADAGDAAGEDLLSLLAAAESAGDAAFDAAELRDQVLVFLLAGHETTATSLAFALHLLALHPEQQDRGREEVSRVLGDRRPVAADLDRLPYLTQVLKEAMRLYPAAPVIGRRSVAAAEIDGHTVPAGADVILAPWVTHRNPRYWPDPDRFDPERFTPEAEAARPRYAWFPFGGGPRACIGQHFSMLESVIALAMILREYAVEPVDREIPVSTGITLRANGPARCRLRPIGPTG; encoded by the coding sequence GTGGCATTGGCGGAGAACACGGGGACCGGGATTCCGGAGCTCGCCGGGGTGCCGTTGCTCGGCTCCCTGTTCGACCTGAAGAGCGACTCGCTGGGGACCTATCTGCGGGCCCGGCACCGGCACGGTGACGTGGTGCGGATCACCGCCGGACCGCCCGGGCTGCGGGCCGAACTGCACTGCGTTTTCTCCGCCGAGGGCGCCCAGCAGGTGCTGGCCTCCCAGTCGGCCAACTTCCGCAAGGACAACGCCTTCTACCAGGAAGTCCGGGACTCCTTCGGCAACGGCCTGCTGACCAGCCAGGACGAGGACTACCTCCGCCAGCGCCGGCTGGTCCAGCCGCTGTTCACCCGCCGCCGGGTGGACACGTACGCGGGCGCGGTCGCCACCGAGACGCAGGCCACCGTCGACGCCTGGCGGACCGCGCCCGACGGTGTGGTGGACGTGGCCGAGGAGATGATGGCGCTGGCGCTGCGCGCGGTGGCCCGGATCCTGTTCGGGACGGACGTCGATGCCACCGTCGAGGTCGTGGACCGGTGTTTTCCGGTCATCACCGAGTACGTGCTGCGGCGCGGCTACTCCCCCGTCAACATCCCGCGCAGCTGGCCCACCCCGCAGAACCAGCGGGCGGCAGCCGCGATGGCGGAGCTGTACGGGGTCTGCGACGGGATCATCGCCCGTCGGCGGACCGGGCAGCAGGAGCCCGGCGCGGATGCGGGCGACGCGGCCGGCGAGGATCTGCTGAGTCTGCTGGCGGCTGCCGAGAGCGCCGGGGACGCCGCCTTCGACGCCGCCGAACTCCGGGACCAGGTCCTGGTGTTCCTGCTCGCCGGACACGAGACCACGGCGACCTCGCTCGCCTTCGCCCTGCACCTGCTCGCGCTCCACCCCGAGCAGCAGGACCGGGGCCGGGAGGAGGTGTCCCGGGTACTGGGCGACCGGCGTCCGGTGGCTGCCGACCTGGACCGGCTGCCGTATCTGACGCAGGTCCTGAAGGAGGCCATGCGGCTGTATCCGGCGGCTCCGGTCATCGGGCGCCGGTCGGTGGCCGCCGCCGAGATCGACGGGCACACCGTGCCGGCGGGGGCGGACGTGATCCTGGCCCCGTGGGTGACCCACCGGAACCCGCGCTACTGGCCGGACCCGGACCGGTTCGATCCGGAGCGGTTCACCCCGGAGGCGGAGGCCGCCCGGCCGCGGTACGCATGGTTCCCGTTCGGCGGCGGCCCGCGGGCCTGTATCGGCCAGCACTTCTCGATGCTGGAGTCGGTGATCGCGCTGGCGATGATCCTGCGGGAGTACGCGGTCGAGCCGGTGGACCGGGAGATCCCGGTCAGCACGGGCATCACCCTGCGCGCCAACGGCCCCGCCCGCTGCCGCCTCCGTCCCATCGGTCCCACCGGCTGA
- a CDS encoding helix-turn-helix domain-containing protein: MARSGGTTEHGTWQLTTSAPAPALRPGVRGYRGYRLSMDRTQRRIEIPNGTVTMVVNFGDPVRVAGAGAPGPGLPYRSLVSGLRTDATVGEHGGRLHGIEVHFAPWMAFTVFGVALYELRDRLVPPAELLGAEADRLETRLAQASSWPERFALLDAALLERAARGPAPAPQTVWAWQQLVRTEGLLPVADLAQGAGWSTRRLEHRFREQIGLSAKSASRVLRLQRALRMLTAGGRPASEAASACGFYDQAHLHRDFRAMTGCAPGQFLSYRGGAGRPVDREPGRVTSILL; the protein is encoded by the coding sequence ATGGCGCGGTCCGGCGGCACCACCGAGCACGGCACCTGGCAGCTGACCACCTCGGCTCCCGCTCCGGCCCTGCGGCCGGGGGTACGCGGATACCGCGGCTACCGGCTGTCCATGGACCGGACCCAGCGGCGGATCGAGATCCCGAACGGGACCGTGACCATGGTGGTCAACTTCGGTGATCCGGTGCGGGTGGCCGGGGCGGGTGCGCCCGGACCGGGGCTCCCGTACCGCTCGCTGGTCAGCGGGTTGCGCACGGATGCGACGGTCGGCGAGCACGGCGGCCGGCTGCACGGGATCGAGGTGCACTTCGCGCCCTGGATGGCCTTCACCGTCTTCGGGGTGGCCCTGTACGAACTCCGGGACCGGCTGGTGCCGCCGGCCGAGCTGCTCGGGGCCGAGGCGGACCGGCTGGAGACCCGGCTGGCGCAGGCCTCCTCCTGGCCCGAGCGGTTCGCGCTGCTGGACGCGGCGCTGCTGGAGCGGGCGGCCCGCGGGCCGGCGCCGGCCCCGCAGACGGTATGGGCCTGGCAGCAGCTGGTCCGTACGGAAGGCCTGCTGCCGGTGGCCGACCTCGCGCAGGGCGCCGGCTGGAGCACCCGCCGGCTGGAGCACCGCTTCCGGGAGCAGATCGGGCTGTCCGCCAAGTCCGCCTCCCGGGTGCTGCGGCTCCAGCGGGCCCTGCGGATGCTGACGGCCGGCGGACGTCCGGCCTCCGAGGCGGCATCGGCGTGCGGCTTCTACGACCAGGCCCATCTGCACCGGGACTTCCGGGCCATGACGGGCTGCGCGCCCGGGCAGTTCCTGTCCTACCGGGGCGGGGCCGGGCGCCCTGTGGACCGGGAACCGGGCCGGGTGACCAGCATCCTGCTGTGA
- a CDS encoding MFS transporter: MVVLDITIVNIALPHIQTALGFSTESLAWVVNAYTLTFGGLLLLGGRAGDILGRKRVFITGVLLFGLASLLGGFAQTSGQLLAARALQGVGGAIASPTALALITTTFGEGPARNRAFGVFAAVSAGGGAIGLLAGGMLVEWLDWRWVLFVNVPIALLIAALASRVIRESERHPGHFDLAGALTSTLGMVSLVYGFIRAAQDGWRDPLTLVSFAAAIVLLSTFVLVERRSRQPITPLHMFADRNRAGTYGIMLFLACAIFGMFFFLTLFVQNVLGFSPIQAGLAFLPVSVVIAIAAGTTARLLPRFGPKPFMVVGALCAAAGLAWLTLTDIHSTYLGSVLGPMLLFALGMGMQFVSLTLMALSNVPERESGAASGLLNTTQQVGGSLGLSVLVTVFGTASRNEAVQQVPEFLATAGPVQLALFRRTGRLPDPWGDEVLTAGVSAAFVVAALFTLVAAAIALFVIQVRTSDIERLKGNHVPAGRG, from the coding sequence ATGGTGGTCCTCGACATCACCATCGTGAACATCGCACTGCCGCACATCCAGACCGCACTCGGCTTCTCCACCGAGAGTCTGGCCTGGGTGGTCAACGCCTACACCCTCACCTTCGGCGGCCTGCTCCTGCTCGGCGGACGCGCGGGCGACATCCTCGGCCGCAAACGGGTGTTCATCACCGGCGTCCTGCTCTTCGGCCTGGCCTCACTGCTCGGCGGCTTCGCCCAGACCTCCGGCCAGCTGCTGGCCGCCCGGGCCCTGCAGGGCGTCGGCGGCGCCATCGCCTCACCGACCGCACTGGCCCTGATCACCACCACCTTCGGCGAAGGCCCGGCCCGCAACCGGGCCTTCGGGGTCTTCGCCGCGGTATCGGCCGGCGGCGGCGCGATCGGCCTGCTGGCCGGCGGCATGCTCGTCGAATGGCTGGACTGGCGCTGGGTCCTGTTCGTCAACGTGCCCATCGCCCTGCTGATCGCCGCGCTCGCCTCCCGGGTGATCCGCGAATCCGAACGCCACCCCGGACACTTCGACCTGGCCGGCGCACTGACCTCCACCCTCGGCATGGTGTCCCTGGTCTACGGGTTCATCCGCGCGGCCCAGGACGGCTGGCGGGACCCGCTCACCCTGGTCTCGTTCGCCGCCGCCATCGTCCTGCTCAGCACGTTCGTCCTGGTCGAGCGGCGTTCCCGGCAGCCGATCACCCCGCTGCACATGTTCGCCGACCGCAACCGGGCCGGAACGTACGGCATCATGCTCTTCCTGGCCTGCGCGATCTTCGGGATGTTCTTCTTCCTCACCCTGTTCGTGCAGAACGTGCTCGGCTTCAGCCCCATCCAGGCCGGCCTCGCCTTCCTCCCGGTCAGCGTGGTGATCGCGATCGCGGCCGGCACCACCGCACGGCTGCTGCCCAGGTTCGGGCCCAAGCCCTTCATGGTGGTCGGCGCCCTGTGCGCGGCGGCCGGCCTGGCCTGGCTCACCCTCACCGACATCCACTCCACCTACCTGGGCAGCGTCCTCGGCCCGATGCTGCTCTTCGCCCTCGGCATGGGCATGCAGTTCGTGTCGCTGACCCTGATGGCCCTGTCCAACGTCCCCGAACGGGAGTCGGGCGCGGCCTCCGGGCTGCTGAACACCACCCAGCAGGTGGGCGGTTCCCTGGGCCTGTCCGTCCTGGTCACGGTGTTCGGCACGGCCAGCCGCAACGAGGCCGTGCAGCAGGTCCCGGAGTTCCTGGCCACTGCCGGGCCGGTGCAGCTCGCCCTGTTCCGGCGGACCGGACGGCTCCCCGACCCCTGGGGCGACGAGGTGCTCACCGCGGGCGTGTCGGCCGCCTTCGTGGTGGCGGCCCTGTTCACCCTGGTCGCGGCGGCGATCGCGCTGTTCGTGATCCAGGTCCGGACCTCGGACATCGAGCGTCTGAAGGGCAACCATGTACCGGCGGGGAGAGGGTAG
- a CDS encoding S9 family peptidase, translating to MDAFLALSADTARFSYGAPRAFAFGDGGRLLYFLRSSGPTDPFDSLHVLDTATGTETLLADPRALSTEPGELPVAERRLRERIRLVAAGIGSYALSGDGLHAAFALYGRLHQVTFGGAGAREIPAAGPVVDPRPNADGSRIAYVADDALYVSPGGRVSPDDGARWGLAEFAAAEELGRSRGHWWSPDGVTLLAARVDETGLQRRYFADPAHPGRPAEDFAYPEAGGPNADVQLWVLSPDGRRVRLDWDAETHPYVSDAGWEGEGEILLTVQDRLQQNVLLLSADPATGATRELSRTSHPRWVDPMFPGTPARLSDGRLATAAETPGGAACSLALDGVRLTGDEVQVRRLVGEHQGGLLIEAGLRDPAEQQVLLLDPDTGKLTPVADGPGVHSAVASAGALLLTSAGPDGIRRTLTTADGRSFTPADLSEPLPYRVTPVLGRVTEHALPTALVLPRNHVPGRRLPVLLQVYGGPGFQDVCLEPRRWQHRQWWADQGFAVVTIDNRGTPYVSPAFTQAMYRNFSEVTLEDQVAGLRALGERHPDLDLDRVGVKGWSYGGYLAAAAVLRRPEVFHAAVAGAPPTDFRHYDTAYTERYLGLPQENPEVYERESLIGDAPALRRPLLLIHGLADDNVHPSHTLRLSQALTDAGRPHQVLALPGVTHMTPDGMYEKVAAQELAFLKAALH from the coding sequence ATGGACGCCTTTCTCGCTCTCTCCGCCGACACGGCCCGGTTCTCGTACGGGGCCCCGCGCGCCTTCGCTTTCGGCGACGGCGGACGCCTGCTGTACTTCCTCCGCTCCTCGGGACCCACCGACCCCTTCGACAGCCTCCATGTCCTCGACACCGCGACCGGCACCGAGACCCTGCTCGCCGATCCGCGCGCGCTGTCCACCGAGCCCGGTGAGCTCCCCGTCGCCGAACGCCGGCTCCGGGAGCGGATCCGCCTGGTGGCGGCGGGCATCGGCTCCTACGCCCTGTCCGGCGACGGCCTGCACGCCGCGTTCGCCCTCTACGGCCGCCTCCACCAGGTCACCTTCGGCGGTGCCGGGGCCCGGGAGATACCGGCCGCCGGGCCGGTCGTGGACCCCCGCCCCAACGCGGACGGCAGCCGGATCGCCTATGTCGCCGACGACGCCCTGTACGTCTCCCCCGGCGGCCGGGTCAGCCCGGACGACGGCGCCCGCTGGGGCCTCGCCGAGTTCGCCGCCGCCGAGGAGCTGGGCCGCTCCCGCGGCCACTGGTGGTCCCCCGACGGGGTCACCCTGCTGGCCGCCCGGGTGGACGAAACCGGGCTCCAGCGCCGGTACTTCGCCGACCCCGCACACCCCGGCCGGCCGGCCGAGGACTTCGCCTACCCCGAGGCCGGCGGCCCCAACGCCGACGTCCAGCTGTGGGTGCTGAGTCCGGACGGCCGGCGGGTCCGGCTGGACTGGGACGCGGAGACCCACCCGTACGTCTCCGACGCCGGCTGGGAGGGCGAGGGCGAGATCCTGCTGACCGTCCAGGACCGGCTCCAGCAGAACGTGCTGCTGCTCTCCGCCGATCCGGCCACCGGTGCCACCCGCGAACTCTCCCGGACCAGCCACCCGCGGTGGGTGGACCCGATGTTCCCCGGCACCCCCGCCCGGCTCTCCGACGGGCGGCTGGCCACCGCGGCCGAGACCCCCGGCGGCGCCGCCTGCTCGCTCGCCCTGGACGGGGTCCGGCTCACCGGCGACGAGGTCCAGGTGCGCCGGCTGGTCGGCGAGCACCAGGGGGGTCTGCTGATCGAGGCCGGACTGCGGGACCCGGCCGAGCAGCAGGTCCTGCTGCTCGACCCGGACACCGGCAAGCTCACCCCGGTCGCCGACGGGCCCGGGGTGCACAGCGCCGTGGCCTCCGCCGGTGCCCTGCTGCTGACCTCGGCCGGCCCGGACGGCATCCGGCGGACCCTCACCACCGCCGACGGGCGCAGCTTCACCCCGGCCGACCTGTCCGAACCGCTGCCCTACCGGGTGACCCCGGTCCTGGGCCGGGTCACCGAACACGCCCTGCCCACCGCGCTGGTACTGCCCCGCAACCATGTGCCCGGCCGCCGGCTGCCGGTCCTGCTCCAGGTGTACGGCGGTCCCGGCTTCCAGGACGTGTGCCTGGAGCCGCGCCGCTGGCAGCACCGCCAGTGGTGGGCCGACCAGGGCTTCGCCGTCGTCACCATCGACAACCGCGGCACCCCGTACGTCTCCCCCGCCTTCACCCAGGCCATGTACCGGAACTTCTCCGAGGTCACCCTCGAGGACCAGGTGGCGGGCCTGCGGGCGCTGGGCGAGCGGCACCCGGACCTCGATCTGGACCGGGTCGGCGTCAAGGGCTGGTCCTACGGCGGCTACCTGGCCGCGGCGGCCGTGCTGCGCCGCCCCGAGGTGTTCCACGCGGCCGTGGCGGGTGCCCCGCCCACCGACTTCCGGCACTACGACACCGCGTACACCGAGCGCTACCTGGGCCTGCCGCAGGAGAACCCGGAGGTGTACGAACGGGAGTCGCTCATCGGGGACGCCCCCGCCCTCCGCCGCCCGCTGCTGCTGATCCACGGCCTGGCCGACGACAACGTCCACCCCTCACACACCCTGCGCCTCTCCCAGGCCCTGACCGACGCGGGCCGCCCGCACCAGGTGCTGGCCCTGCCGGGCGTCACTCATATGACCCCGGACGGCATGTACGAGAAGGTCGCCGCCCAGGAACTCGCCTTCCTGAAGGCGGCCTTGCACTAG